A genomic window from Halorubrum lacusprofundi ATCC 49239 includes:
- the ligA gene encoding ATP-dependent DNA ligase LigA, whose amino-acid sequence MEFAAFADRAEELAAEPADIGTTRLVTDLLGAAGGTDENDDDLATVTRFLLGRVFPAHDTRTLDVGPALCREAIARAAGPNVTADDVEDRLAEEGEIGAVAAGFEFGGQRGLAAFGEGRDRLTVAAVDAELRRLAAAAGDGSESHKRDALFGLFNRCEPAEAKVIARLVLGEMRLGVGEGAVRDAIAEAFLAGNPEGDERDESDTDDDPILRAGDEAVVAVERALQVTNDYGRVAVLARDEGLNGLRAEGLAVGRPVQAMLAQAGTATDAVEAFGEVAVETKFDGARVQVHYVPESAAEGDDAAGGTELGPRIYSRNMDDVTDALPEVVEYVEARVSVPVILDGEVVAVDDDGDPLPFQEVLRRFRRKHDVDRMREEVGLRLHAFDCLHADGEDLLDEPFRARHDRLAEVLSDAAASVEFAGDPAAIEAAEAAALGAGHEGVMLKNPEAAYTPGNRGRDWLKRKPDVETLDAVVVGAEWGEGRRAELFGTFLLGVRAGDDELATIGKVATGLTDEELADLTERLEPHVVSEDGTEIEIRPEVVLEVGYEEIQTSPTYSSGYALRFPRFVGVRDDKSVDDADSLERVVRLAGDEK is encoded by the coding sequence ATGGAGTTCGCAGCGTTCGCCGACCGGGCGGAGGAGCTGGCGGCCGAGCCCGCCGACATCGGAACGACTCGCCTCGTCACCGACCTACTCGGGGCCGCCGGGGGAACCGACGAAAACGACGACGATCTCGCGACGGTCACCCGGTTCCTGCTCGGCCGCGTCTTCCCGGCCCACGACACCCGGACGCTTGACGTGGGACCGGCCCTCTGTCGCGAGGCGATCGCCCGCGCCGCCGGGCCGAACGTGACCGCCGACGACGTGGAGGACCGACTGGCCGAGGAAGGCGAGATCGGTGCGGTCGCAGCAGGCTTCGAGTTCGGCGGCCAGCGAGGGCTCGCCGCCTTCGGCGAGGGGCGGGACCGGCTCACCGTCGCCGCGGTCGATGCGGAGCTACGCAGGTTGGCGGCCGCCGCCGGCGACGGTAGCGAGTCCCACAAGCGCGACGCCCTGTTCGGGCTGTTCAACCGGTGTGAGCCTGCCGAGGCGAAGGTTATCGCCCGGCTCGTGCTCGGCGAGATGCGGCTCGGCGTCGGCGAGGGGGCCGTCCGTGACGCGATCGCAGAGGCGTTTCTCGCGGGGAACCCGGAAGGCGACGAACGTGACGAGAGCGACACCGACGACGATCCGATTCTCCGCGCCGGCGACGAGGCGGTCGTAGCCGTCGAGCGCGCGCTTCAGGTGACCAACGACTACGGCCGCGTCGCGGTCCTCGCCCGCGATGAGGGGCTCAACGGGCTGCGCGCTGAGGGGCTGGCGGTCGGCCGACCGGTACAGGCGATGCTCGCGCAGGCCGGGACGGCGACCGACGCGGTCGAGGCGTTCGGCGAGGTCGCCGTCGAGACCAAGTTCGACGGTGCGCGGGTGCAGGTCCACTACGTGCCCGAGTCGGCCGCCGAGGGCGACGACGCTGCTGGCGGCACCGAACTCGGCCCGCGGATCTACTCGCGGAACATGGACGACGTGACCGACGCCCTCCCGGAGGTCGTCGAGTACGTCGAAGCGCGCGTCTCGGTCCCTGTCATCCTCGACGGGGAAGTTGTGGCGGTCGACGACGACGGCGATCCCCTCCCGTTTCAAGAGGTGCTGCGACGCTTCCGGCGAAAACACGACGTTGACCGGATGCGGGAGGAGGTCGGGCTCCGGCTCCACGCGTTCGACTGCCTCCACGCGGACGGCGAGGACCTGCTCGACGAACCGTTCCGCGCCCGCCACGACCGACTCGCCGAGGTTCTGTCCGACGCGGCCGCGAGCGTCGAATTCGCGGGCGATCCGGCGGCGATCGAGGCGGCGGAGGCGGCCGCGCTCGGCGCGGGCCACGAGGGCGTGATGCTGAAGAATCCCGAGGCGGCGTACACTCCGGGTAACCGCGGTCGCGACTGGCTGAAGCGCAAGCCCGACGTGGAGACGCTCGACGCGGTCGTGGTCGGCGCGGAGTGGGGCGAGGGGCGCCGAGCGGAGCTGTTCGGGACGTTCCTGCTCGGCGTGCGGGCGGGAGACGACGAACTCGCCACAATCGGCAAGGTCGCGACCGGACTCACCGACGAGGAGCTCGCCGACCTCACCGAGCGGCTGGAGCCCCACGTGGTGAGTGAGGACGGAACCGAGATCGAAATCCGCCCTGAGGTCGTCCTCGAAGTCGGGTACGAGGAGATCCAGACCTCGCCGACCTACTCGTCGGGCTACGCCCTTCGATTCCCGCGGTTCGTCGGCGTGCGCGACGACAAGTCGGTCGATGACGCCGACTCATTGGAGCGCGTCGTGCGCCTCGCCGGGGATGAGAAGTGA
- a CDS encoding pyridoxamine 5'-phosphate oxidase family protein, with product MEHIKYAYTRGMDDAETTERLRTAPSGVLSPARGNDAYALPLAHYYDGEKLYFRLGLRDGSTKRAFWEATDTACYVVHGTEPTDDPQEIDSWSVVVTGRLTELSEAERERFDTAEINRHFTPIRVFDEAIEDVDIVIAEFVIDTLTGRKTPAADR from the coding sequence ATGGAACACATAAAGTACGCGTACACTCGCGGGATGGACGACGCCGAGACGACCGAGCGGTTACGCACGGCGCCGTCTGGCGTCCTCTCGCCCGCACGGGGTAACGACGCGTACGCACTTCCGCTGGCGCACTACTACGACGGCGAGAAGCTCTACTTCCGTCTCGGATTACGAGACGGGAGTACGAAGCGGGCGTTCTGGGAGGCCACCGACACGGCCTGCTACGTCGTCCACGGCACAGAGCCTACCGACGATCCACAGGAGATCGACTCGTGGAGCGTCGTCGTCACTGGGCGGCTCACCGAACTGTCCGAGGCCGAACGCGAGCGCTTCGACACGGCGGAGATCAACCGTCACTTCACGCCTATCCGCGTCTTCGACGAGGCCATCGAAGACGTCGACATCGTCATCGCCGAGTTCGTGATCGACACACTGACGGGACGAAAGACGCCGGCCGCAGATCGCTAA
- a CDS encoding DUF7548 family protein, whose protein sequence is MELRDISRRVGIAAGVVTVLALAAPYAVLSGGSYASQLADYYASGVVGGAGIALFALLSVVVVASVERGNLDPGTLAGAAVVLGVATTLSAAAWATAIEPSPMFRDNLWLVWHARVVVALSVLIPVAAAAYARELLA, encoded by the coding sequence ATGGAGCTCCGCGACATCTCGCGTCGAGTGGGGATCGCCGCCGGCGTCGTCACCGTGCTCGCGCTCGCCGCACCGTACGCGGTCCTGTCGGGGGGATCGTACGCGTCGCAGCTCGCCGACTACTACGCGTCGGGAGTCGTCGGTGGCGCCGGAATCGCCCTATTCGCGCTGCTCAGCGTCGTCGTCGTCGCCTCTGTCGAGCGCGGTAACCTCGACCCCGGAACCCTCGCCGGCGCCGCGGTCGTCCTCGGCGTTGCGACGACCCTGAGCGCGGCGGCGTGGGCGACGGCGATCGAGCCGAGTCCGATGTTCCGCGACAACCTCTGGCTGGTGTGGCACGCACGCGTCGTCGTCGCGCTCTCCGTGTTGATACCGGTCGCCGCCGCCGCGTACGCCCGAGAGCTGCTGGCATAG
- a CDS encoding aldo/keto reductase: MDYRRLGNTGLNVSELCFGTWRFGRETNGVVETGREEAHELLDAAADHGINFIDTANVYGTPNGKSEEYIGEWLAEREREDYVIASKVYFPFDGRGEPGPNDSGLGRKHIRAQVEGTLDRLDTDYLDIYYIHRWDEETPIEETMRVLDELVSEGKIHYLGASTMAAWQLMKALWTADANDYARFDVVQPLHHAGYYEDVSEYLDVCADQDLAVCPYSPLAGGFLTGKYERADPDDPKQVIAPDGSRASLDDRFERFYLSERGWRVLDAVRKVADECDATPAQVALAWLTEWDEFTCVPIVGARTTDQLAENVAATDLDLSDAQWDRIMDARYDPDGNLWGH; the protein is encoded by the coding sequence ATGGACTACCGACGGCTCGGTAACACGGGTCTCAACGTCTCCGAGCTCTGCTTCGGGACGTGGCGCTTCGGACGAGAGACGAACGGCGTCGTCGAGACGGGCCGCGAGGAGGCGCACGAACTCCTCGACGCGGCGGCGGACCACGGGATAAACTTCATCGACACCGCCAACGTGTACGGGACGCCGAACGGGAAAAGTGAGGAGTACATCGGCGAGTGGCTCGCGGAGCGCGAGCGCGAGGATTACGTGATCGCCTCGAAGGTGTACTTCCCGTTCGACGGGCGCGGCGAGCCCGGTCCCAACGATTCGGGGCTGGGGCGCAAGCACATCCGGGCGCAGGTTGAGGGGACGCTCGACCGGCTCGACACCGACTACCTCGACATCTACTACATCCACCGCTGGGACGAGGAGACGCCCATCGAGGAGACGATGCGGGTCCTCGACGAGCTTGTCTCGGAAGGGAAGATCCACTACCTCGGCGCATCGACGATGGCGGCGTGGCAGTTGATGAAAGCGCTGTGGACCGCCGACGCCAACGACTACGCGCGCTTCGACGTGGTCCAGCCGCTCCACCACGCCGGCTACTACGAGGACGTGAGCGAGTACCTCGACGTGTGCGCCGATCAGGATCTGGCCGTCTGCCCGTACTCTCCGCTGGCGGGCGGGTTCCTCACCGGGAAGTACGAGCGCGCCGATCCGGACGATCCCAAGCAGGTGATCGCGCCGGACGGCTCGCGAGCGAGCCTCGACGACCGGTTCGAGCGCTTTTACCTCTCCGAGCGCGGCTGGAGGGTGCTCGATGCGGTCCGCAAGGTCGCCGACGAGTGTGACGCGACCCCCGCGCAGGTCGCGCTCGCGTGGCTCACTGAGTGGGACGAGTTCACCTGCGTTCCCATCGTCGGCGCGCGCACGACCGACCAACTTGCGGAAAACGTCGCCGCGACCGACCTCGATCTCTCCGACGCCCAGTGGGACCGAATTATGGATGCGCGGTACGACCCGGACGGGAACCTCTGGGGGCACTAA
- a CDS encoding MBL fold metallo-hydrolase, whose product MTVRYDDFSVEWLGYATARLEPEGGPVAYTDPGRYGVLDDYWARDGDIVVVTHDHHYDPDGIRSVAREDATLVIYDAVDSAGIDRDVESIDSLADDYDVIRVDDEARVDVATPAGEVAVWSVAAYNDPEGPNAGPDGSVIHPPGFGCGFLLGLGDRTVFWPGDSDAFDGFAELDVSIFLANIGGGGLVSDRHAAAELAEAMDPDLVVPIHYDTFEQLEADGEAFAGDVAARSIPVALDARSANQ is encoded by the coding sequence ATGACGGTTCGATACGATGACTTTTCGGTGGAGTGGCTCGGCTACGCGACGGCGCGACTGGAGCCCGAGGGCGGCCCCGTCGCCTACACTGACCCGGGTCGATACGGCGTCCTCGACGACTACTGGGCGCGGGACGGCGACATCGTCGTCGTCACCCACGACCATCACTACGACCCCGACGGCATCCGATCGGTCGCGCGCGAGGATGCGACGCTCGTGATCTACGACGCGGTCGACTCCGCGGGGATCGACCGCGACGTGGAGTCGATCGACTCGCTCGCCGACGACTACGACGTGATCCGAGTTGACGACGAGGCGCGCGTCGACGTGGCGACCCCGGCCGGCGAGGTCGCCGTCTGGTCGGTCGCCGCGTACAACGACCCCGAGGGGCCCAACGCCGGGCCGGACGGCTCGGTGATCCACCCGCCGGGGTTCGGCTGCGGATTCCTGCTCGGGCTCGGCGACCGCACCGTCTTCTGGCCCGGTGACTCCGACGCGTTCGACGGGTTCGCGGAGCTCGACGTGTCGATCTTCCTCGCGAACATCGGCGGCGGTGGGCTTGTTTCTGACCGCCACGCCGCCGCAGAACTGGCCGAGGCGATGGACCCCGACCTCGTCGTCCCGATCCACTACGACACCTTTGAGCAGTTGGAAGCCGACGGCGAGGCGTTCGCGGGCGACGTGGCCGCCCGCTCGATCCCGGTCGCGCTCGACGCGCGCTCGGCGAATCAGTAG
- a CDS encoding PGF-CTERM-anchored ABC transporter substrate-binding protein, whose translation MRNRYVIAMALLVTTALVGGVAGPAAGAQPTMESSTIENPTGGPSVHQTDDACGFPVEMTDATGTTITLDERPERITTINPSAAQTLWEIGARDRVVGVTQYAAYLDGAGEKTDVSAEGFGVSVERVVDTDPDLVLAPNASAGQVEALREQGLTVYHFPAATSVEDIAEKTEITGRLVGNCEAAAETNEEMNQAVTDAENRTADLDRPAALYPLGDGFVAGGNTFINEIMQIGGTDNVAAAEGDGYPQLSNEIILQTDPKLILVTDPEASILDEEPYASTTAGVEGNYVVMNVNYLNQPAPRSVIESTETLATAVEELQTEDEEAADGEDTTDGENGTNDGENGTSDGEDGTSDGEDGSESQAPGFGVVTALIAALAAALIARRQ comes from the coding sequence ATGCGAAACAGGTACGTCATCGCGATGGCCTTGCTCGTGACGACCGCCCTCGTGGGCGGCGTCGCGGGCCCGGCCGCAGGCGCACAGCCGACGATGGAGTCGTCGACGATTGAGAACCCGACCGGCGGTCCGAGCGTCCACCAGACGGACGACGCGTGTGGATTCCCGGTCGAAATGACCGACGCCACGGGAACGACGATCACACTTGACGAGCGGCCCGAGCGGATCACGACGATCAATCCGTCGGCCGCCCAGACACTCTGGGAGATCGGCGCGAGAGACCGGGTCGTCGGTGTGACGCAGTACGCCGCGTACCTCGACGGCGCAGGCGAGAAGACGGACGTCTCCGCCGAGGGGTTCGGCGTCAGTGTCGAGCGCGTCGTGGACACCGATCCGGATCTCGTGCTCGCACCGAACGCGTCGGCGGGACAGGTCGAGGCGCTCCGCGAACAGGGCCTCACCGTCTACCACTTCCCTGCGGCGACCTCGGTCGAAGACATCGCTGAAAAGACGGAGATCACCGGCCGTCTCGTCGGTAACTGCGAGGCCGCCGCCGAAACGAACGAGGAAATGAATCAGGCCGTCACGGATGCCGAGAACCGCACCGCCGACCTCGACCGACCCGCTGCCCTGTACCCGCTCGGTGACGGGTTCGTCGCGGGCGGGAACACGTTCATTAACGAGATCATGCAGATCGGCGGGACCGACAACGTCGCGGCCGCGGAAGGCGACGGCTACCCCCAGCTCTCGAACGAGATCATCCTCCAGACCGATCCCAAGTTGATCCTCGTCACCGACCCCGAGGCGTCAATCCTCGACGAGGAGCCGTACGCCAGTACGACCGCCGGGGTCGAGGGCAACTACGTCGTGATGAACGTGAACTACCTCAACCAGCCGGCGCCGCGCAGTGTGATCGAGTCGACGGAGACGCTCGCGACCGCGGTCGAGGAGCTGCAGACGGAAGATGAAGAGGCGGCCGACGGTGAGGACACGACGGACGGCGAGAACGGGACGAACGACGGCGAGAACGGGACGAGCGACGGTGAAGACGGAACGAGCGACGGCGAAGACGGCTCGGAGAGCCAAGCGCCCGGATTCGGCGTCGTCACCGCCCTAATCGCGGCACTCGCGGCGGCGCTGATCGCGCGACGACAGTAG
- a CDS encoding ATP-binding cassette domain-containing protein has product MTAEQSPAGDTDPSPVAAEIPPIEVSDLSVSFGDVPVVSGVDLRVERGSIVGLVGPNGAGKTTVLRAIKGTLSPGAGEVLLDGDPAESLSAREAGRRVASVPQETSLAFDFRVRQIVEMGRTPHLGRFDGHGPDDERAVREAMDAGGVARFADRAITEVSGGERQRVLLARALAQETPSLLLDEPTASLDVNHAVRTLELVRRLVDDGRAALAAIHDLDMAARYCDEIVVLANGGVRAAGPPEDVLTAGTLRDAFDAEAFVGENPATGSPTVTAFDGGGGGDSADSAELAELLRIHVVGSGQPAGRAVARLAAAGHAVSVGVIPEGDAAAGIAADADAQIVTAPPFAAVPPERRAEAVVFAREADVTVAVGEAGKAGSEAGGETAANAAVLTASDRIAHVDDTFDDGELLDAVRGRTADTAPDR; this is encoded by the coding sequence GTGACCGCTGAACAGTCTCCCGCCGGCGACACCGATCCGTCGCCGGTCGCCGCCGAGATCCCCCCGATCGAGGTCAGCGACCTGTCGGTCTCTTTCGGTGACGTACCGGTCGTCTCGGGGGTCGATCTTCGGGTCGAGCGCGGGTCGATCGTGGGGCTCGTCGGCCCGAACGGTGCGGGGAAGACGACCGTCCTCCGGGCGATCAAGGGGACGCTCTCGCCCGGCGCCGGCGAGGTCCTGCTCGACGGTGACCCCGCCGAGTCGCTGTCCGCGCGCGAGGCCGGACGGCGGGTCGCCAGCGTCCCGCAGGAGACGAGTCTCGCGTTCGACTTCCGGGTGCGGCAGATCGTCGAGATGGGACGGACGCCGCACCTCGGGCGGTTCGACGGCCACGGCCCCGACGACGAGCGTGCGGTCCGCGAGGCCATGGACGCCGGGGGCGTCGCGCGCTTCGCCGACCGAGCGATCACCGAGGTCTCCGGGGGCGAGCGCCAGCGGGTCCTGCTGGCCCGGGCGCTGGCACAGGAAACCCCGTCGTTGCTGCTTGACGAGCCAACGGCCAGCCTCGACGTGAATCACGCGGTCCGGACCCTCGAACTCGTCAGGCGGCTCGTCGACGACGGGCGCGCCGCGCTCGCGGCGATCCACGACCTCGACATGGCCGCGCGGTACTGCGACGAGATTGTCGTCCTCGCGAACGGCGGCGTCCGGGCCGCCGGCCCGCCCGAGGATGTGTTGACGGCGGGGACGCTCCGGGACGCGTTCGACGCCGAGGCGTTCGTCGGCGAGAATCCGGCGACGGGATCGCCGACGGTCACCGCGTTCGACGGGGGCGGCGGGGGCGACTCGGCCGACTCGGCCGAACTGGCAGAGTTGCTCCGGATCCACGTCGTCGGGAGCGGTCAACCAGCAGGGCGGGCCGTCGCGCGACTGGCCGCGGCGGGTCACGCCGTCTCCGTCGGCGTCATTCCCGAGGGCGACGCGGCCGCTGGGATCGCTGCCGACGCGGATGCGCAGATCGTGACGGCGCCTCCGTTCGCGGCGGTCCCGCCCGAACGGCGGGCCGAGGCGGTCGTCTTCGCGCGGGAGGCCGACGTGACGGTCGCGGTCGGGGAGGCGGGGAAAGCGGGATCAGAAGCAGGCGGCGAAACCGCAGCGAACGCAGCGGTATTGACCGCAAGCGACCGAATCGCACACGTGGACGACACATTTGACGACGGCGAACTGCTCGACGCGGTACGCGGGAGAACTGCGGACACCGCGCCGGACCGATAA
- the btuC gene encoding vitamin B12 ABC transporter permease BtuC encodes MSAWGRSVGWSAALAAALAVVVVVSAAIGPVRIPPAEVVMAVLNALVVPVGVETTSHGVGLLTLPSIDLAYRSPFAFPVNDVHQRIVVGVRLPRILMAALVGFALAAAGTVMQGFFRNPMADPSIIGVSSGAAVGAVTFIVFPVALSTTLTLPVVGAVDIALSYGAGVSLFAFVGALVAAFGVYAIATRHGRTPVATLLLAGVAVQTFLGAVISYLQLQAGESLRRIVAWLMGHLSGAAWSDVAVTAVVVPPLFGVLLVYARDLNVMLLGEEEAQGLGIAVERTKRILLGASALITAAGVAFAGVIGFVGLIVPHMLRLVVGPDHRVLLPSAALAGGSFLVAADTLARSGSTELPVGIVTAAVGAPFFIYLLVTREVHEL; translated from the coding sequence ATGAGTGCCTGGGGACGGTCGGTCGGGTGGTCCGCAGCGTTAGCGGCGGCGCTGGCCGTCGTGGTAGTCGTAAGCGCCGCGATCGGTCCCGTCCGGATTCCGCCCGCTGAGGTGGTGATGGCGGTGTTAAACGCGCTTGTTGTTCCCGTCGGAGTCGAGACGACCTCGCATGGTGTCGGACTTCTCACACTTCCGAGCATCGACCTCGCGTACCGGTCGCCGTTCGCCTTTCCCGTCAACGACGTGCACCAGCGGATCGTCGTCGGCGTCCGGCTCCCGCGGATCCTCATGGCCGCACTCGTGGGATTCGCGCTCGCGGCCGCCGGCACGGTGATGCAGGGGTTCTTCCGCAACCCGATGGCGGACCCGTCGATCATCGGTGTGTCCTCGGGCGCGGCGGTCGGCGCCGTCACATTCATCGTCTTCCCCGTCGCGCTGTCGACGACCCTGACGCTCCCGGTCGTCGGCGCGGTCGACATAGCGCTCTCGTACGGTGCCGGCGTCAGCCTCTTCGCGTTCGTCGGGGCGCTCGTCGCCGCCTTCGGCGTGTACGCCATCGCGACCCGGCACGGTCGGACGCCGGTCGCGACCCTGCTCCTCGCCGGCGTCGCCGTCCAGACGTTTCTCGGCGCGGTCATCTCGTACCTCCAGCTGCAGGCCGGCGAGTCGCTCCGCCGGATCGTCGCGTGGCTGATGGGCCATCTCTCCGGGGCCGCGTGGAGTGATGTCGCCGTCACCGCGGTCGTCGTGCCGCCGCTTTTCGGCGTCCTGTTGGTGTACGCTCGCGACCTCAACGTCATGCTTCTCGGCGAGGAGGAGGCCCAGGGGCTCGGTATCGCGGTCGAGCGCACGAAGCGAATCCTGCTCGGGGCCTCGGCGCTGATCACGGCTGCGGGCGTCGCCTTCGCCGGGGTCATCGGCTTCGTCGGGCTGATCGTCCCGCACATGCTCCGGCTGGTCGTCGGCCCCGATCACCGCGTCCTACTCCCGAGCGCCGCGCTCGCGGGCGGGTCGTTCCTCGTCGCCGCCGACACGCTCGCGCGGTCTGGAAGCACGGAGTTACCGGTCGGAATCGTCACCGCGGCCGTAGGCGCGCCTTTCTTCATCTACCTGCTCGTGACCCGGGAGGTGCACGAGCTGTGA
- a CDS encoding LeuA family protein: MEFFQGTIASNIDIGPVRIFDTTLRDGEQSPRTSFSYDEKRRIAATLDDMNTHVIEAGFPVNSDAEFEAVSDIAAATNTTVCGLARVVEGDIDAAIDSGVEMVHVFVSTSDVQLEDSMHATRQEAKQRAVAAVEQVKDAGVECMFSPMDATRTDPDYLREIVEAVSDAGTDWINIPDTCGVAMPTSFGKTVKAVVNATDARVDVHTHDDFGMAAANAVMGFENGAEQAQVSVNGIGERAGNAAYEEVVMAVESVYGVDTGIDTTQITKLARIVEEASDIPVPANKPVTGRNAFAHESGIHAAGVIENADTFETGVMTPEMVGAEREFVLGKHTGTHSVRKHLVEAGFDPTDSEVRRITKRVKEYGSGKRQVTAGDVERFAEEADIDREEEEVRI, from the coding sequence ATCGAGTTCTTCCAGGGCACGATAGCTTCTAACATCGATATCGGTCCTGTACGGATCTTCGACACGACGTTACGAGACGGTGAACAGTCACCGCGCACGTCGTTCAGCTACGACGAGAAACGCCGCATAGCGGCGACGCTGGACGACATGAACACCCACGTCATCGAGGCGGGGTTCCCGGTGAACTCGGACGCGGAGTTCGAGGCCGTGAGCGACATCGCCGCCGCGACGAACACTACCGTCTGCGGGCTGGCGCGGGTCGTCGAGGGCGACATCGACGCCGCCATCGACTCCGGCGTCGAGATGGTCCACGTGTTCGTCTCCACCAGCGACGTACAGCTGGAGGATTCGATGCACGCGACCCGGCAAGAGGCGAAACAGCGCGCCGTCGCCGCCGTCGAGCAGGTGAAAGATGCCGGCGTCGAGTGCATGTTCTCGCCGATGGACGCGACGCGGACCGACCCCGACTACCTGCGAGAGATCGTCGAGGCGGTCAGTGACGCGGGCACGGACTGGATCAACATCCCGGACACGTGCGGCGTCGCGATGCCGACCAGCTTCGGGAAGACGGTGAAGGCGGTCGTCAATGCGACCGACGCCCGCGTCGACGTGCACACCCACGACGACTTCGGGATGGCCGCGGCGAACGCGGTCATGGGCTTCGAGAACGGCGCGGAGCAGGCGCAGGTGTCGGTCAACGGGATCGGCGAGCGCGCCGGCAACGCCGCCTACGAGGAGGTCGTGATGGCGGTCGAATCGGTGTACGGCGTCGACACCGGCATCGACACGACTCAGATCACCAAGCTGGCCCGGATCGTCGAGGAGGCCTCGGACATCCCGGTGCCGGCGAACAAGCCCGTCACCGGGCGAAACGCGTTCGCCCACGAGTCGGGCATCCACGCCGCCGGCGTCATCGAGAACGCCGACACGTTCGAGACCGGCGTGATGACTCCCGAGATGGTCGGGGCCGAACGCGAGTTCGTCCTCGGGAAACACACCGGCACCCACAGCGTGCGCAAGCACCTGGTGGAGGCCGGCTTCGACCCGACGGACAGCGAGGTCCGGCGGATCACCAAGCGCGTCAAGGAGTACGGCTCCGGCAAGCGTCAGGTGACTGCCGGCGATGTCGAGCGGTTCGCCGAGGAGGCAGACATCGACCGCGAGGAGGAGGAGGTCCGGATCTGA